The following are encoded together in the Oncorhynchus gorbuscha isolate QuinsamMale2020 ecotype Even-year linkage group LG03, OgorEven_v1.0, whole genome shotgun sequence genome:
- the helz2a gene encoding helicase with zinc finger domain 2 gives MPINHQNYNERMHSFLYTEEQAEDQVVSRLNVQTTITLSVTLEATVDDPQFGMKIAPLGELFCAVSVPYNLTPDTPEGLMLRRSIQSALIAPVSSDNQSHKVYEAIILKDATSKNKMHLKLSERCCSDLKLQNNETCEVEVQFQLNRLRFCEMHKAIDLLPDTERVLPDFRNCIVPVSKTQQNYNLNAKQQAAMEFIIGDTDGAGSVSPLLIYGPFGTGKTLTLATAAKELVRQPHNRVLICTLTNSSADLYVKGHFHESVNSGDLEIKPLRIKAEESSVQSTDVITLQYCHRSKNGQLFSLPDKDTVDSCRVVITTTAMAMHLHDLKLPGGYFTHILIDEASQMLECEALMALGLAGPVTRVVLAGDHMQMGPKLFSVDDDQRSNHTLLNRLFHYYQAQESSAALKSRIIFNENYRSTKEIVEFVSINFYVGKCDAIKAVGNVPAHPNCHPLRFHHVRGESHLDNTSMSWFNREEVASVVEVVQNVLTDWPPAWGNQDQSSICVLSEGCQVSLIRNELRKKRHGQVTVENIANVQGKQFRAIVLTAVQTRDSLLSSDSLCHEFFNDARVLNTVMTRAQSQVVVVGDAAALCYFGKSSRIWKAYIDHCISKNSADPQTLTEDYLKQELREISRFVKGDEEDNSDSESSISEIPDIDDPILRELLDEGKDVRVTVTADGLLGITQGEPIVNPLNGLEMNTSQDSSPLYLQALIKRDPSIYKHCYLSLERFDSGYAIPLEEPSLRISIKGRKNIGRSFPGDQVVVEILDNECHPPNGKVLDVVEVENASMVFVCTIDNYDNQVMTPINKCISKIYTPVWRDKPNYIAVRKLEDLRFEKFVKINEESKRNNLFVVKVLKWRETFRYPLGVVVKVLPKVASLDSGLEVLDIEYQLTRATSVENDHEILKELNTDTQKRRCYQEFITFTIDPAHSKDLDDAISVRDLGQHYEIGVHIADVASRVTKGSLLDKYAQQNGSAFYPPGKEPVYMFPLCLSTEHFSLLPGCERNAISLMVQIDKKTDRIKTSTFSLSKIKSDRKLSYEEAENIIQNSDDNGQRYDTLEGCLSKACHFSEVHRKDRKQEDWHYKSPDDDVIVGRRRSHKMVEELMVMFNHAVTELLLKDAKTVSCTPVRCQDKPNTVKLCQLKDQYSSLIPLSIHFCHCIDQIGNVDDNQRDAVSKPYPGVSNQMLATRTENKDHHGQVVQPSETFSLLTSIVRSLESAFQDKDIPRIVDLIATDDIHPQLLPLIIELKKTIHRAYVLRSNSTYLSRVGHYDLQLESYTWASSPIRRYVDVIVQRLLHSVLENKAVRYTPLEIDQSCLSFSRKSEKQKMYERKARCLSFASQLNNQSAQKIAFVIDASPAGNSLRVYFPFNRSSMPENILIMYRDLQLTDQPEFNEHDNHVVLKWKRRVYSFTNENIHAELQQQSPHPFVTSVPTDLWKGMLSALKEENLDIVFQSLQTISSSVKDNQQVCSGLLQYTKTARTNPNPGHYIELPLRVKSGETLEVQLGTDTQRGLLVPVVQMLVVRNKFEICLEHSKDPTLCFSKYAFHSSKKTYTTYQEYQKIWKPLCEMESASNAVTENDSIVLEDVPLTWKQIQKESQLGGFFQLSLEKMKQWAIEYGLKHSFLCIRMRYQNRVDLPNNGADDDQHVDLSNIPSLIWVAHGITTGVTDEDEAKNLSYVQIDFRINHMSMAKIPDRVFGKDTRFTVELIPKLLPDVRKEAAVDNLTQANELVKNIALGKRTNSAPVTKELRPARFEIKLHSSKFPDLNISQTKAIKEALDNRFTLIQGPPGTGKTVVGVHLVYWFFLQNQKDPNPLRPKAAGGSSKRRCILYCGPSNKSVDVVAGQLLKLQKVLKPLRVYSEQMEMLEFPYPGSNLKLSRRSIREERPKRELSSITLHHLMRMAENPFSTEIRHFDARIKRGEDLTDMEIESYKVLLRQARNHELMRHDVILCTCTAASNPNFYKLDLKQIIIDECAMATEPEAFIPLVTHKPEQIVLLGDHKQLQPITHSDLSARLGMRKSLFERYMEKALMLDTQYRMQERICEFPSKEFYNGILKTGATRKDRVLLTQSHHLTPILFGHVYGKEISLVVSTERGNENSKANSAEAEESVRIASLLIKRAGVAASDIAILTPYNAQVAKVNETLEMNHIQNVNVNTITKSQGSEWRYVILSTVRSCPKSEIDTEPTKAWLTKKLGFVMDPNQVNVGITRAQEGLCIIGNQELLRCSSLWNRLLDHYQQCGCVVDPAKDIQVQNPHVKTKSKDKRASKFRNRK, from the exons ATGCCCATAAATCACCAGAACTACAATGAGAGAATGCACAGCTTCCTGTACACAGAGGAGCAGGCAGAAGATCAGGTGGTTTCAAG ACTCAACGTTCAAACAACCATCACTTTGTCGGTCACCCTAGAGGCCACTGTAGACGACCCTCAGTTCGGGATGAAGATAGCTCCTCTGGGGGAACTATTCTGTGCCGTCTCAGTTCCTTATAATCTCACCCCAGACACCCCAGAGGGTTTGATGCTGAGACGAAGCATCCAATCAGCTCTCATAGCACCAGTATCTTCAGATAATCAAAGTCACAAGGTCTACGAAGCCATCATCCTCAAAGACGCCACAAGTAAGAACAAAATGCACTTGAAGCTGTCTGAAAGATGCTGCTCTGACCTGAAACTCCAAAACAATGAAACATGTGAAGTGGAAGTTCAGTTCCAGCTGAATCGTCTGAGGTTTTGTGAGATGCACAAAGCCATAGATCTCCttccagacacagagagagtgttaCCAGACTTCAGGAACTGCATTGTCCCTGTGAGCAAAACACAGCAAAATTACAACCTCAATGCAAAGCAGCAAGCAGCTATGGAATTTATCATTGGAGACACTGATGGAGCAGGAAGTGTGTCGCCACTCCTCATTTATGGACCGTTTGGAACTGGGAAAACCCTTACTCTAGCTACGGCAGCTAAAGAGCTGGTACGGCAGCCTCACAATAGAGTACTGATCTGCACCCTTACAAACAG TTCTGCAGATTTGTATGTGAAAGGTCATTTCCATGAGTCTGTCAACTCTGGAGATCTTGAAATCAAACCTCTTAGAATAAAGGCAGAGGAATCATCGGTACAATCTACTGATGTGATCACCTTACAGTACTGTCATCGTTCCAAAAATGGACAATTATTCTCCCTACCTGATAAAGATACAGTTGACTCCTGTAGGGTGGTCATAACAACCACTGCAATGGCAATGCACTTACATGACCTGAAGCTTCCTGGAGGCTACTTCACCCACATCCTGATTGACGAAGCGTCCCAGATGCTTGAATGTGAAGCTCTGATGGCCCTTGGTCTGGCTGGGCCAGTAACTCGAGTGGTTCTAGCTGGAGATCACATGCAGATGGGACCAAAGCTCTTTTCAGTGGACGATGACCAACGCTCCAATCACACCTTGCTGAACCGTCTGTTCCACTACTATCAAGCCCAAGAGAGTAGTGCAGCATTGAAAAGCAGAATCATTTTCAACGAGAACTATCGCTCCACCAAAGAGATAGTAGAATTTGTGTCCATTAACTTCTATGTTGGCAAGTGTGATGCCATCAAGGCTGTAGGTAATGTCCCAGCTCATCCGAACTGCCACCCCCTGAGGTTCCACCATGTCAGAGGAGAATCTCACTTGGACAACACATCCATGTCGTGGTTTAATCGTGAAGAGGTTGCATCCGTGGTTGAAGTAGTGCAAAATGTGCTCACAGATTGGCCACCTGCATGGGGAAATCAGGATCAAAGCTCAATTTGTGTCCTGTCTGAAGGATGCCAG GTTTCACTGATCAGGAACGAGCTTCGGAAAAAAAGACATGGCCAAGTGACTGTGGAAAATATAGCCAATGTTCAAG GCAAACAGTTCAGGGCAATAGTATTGACAGCCGTTCAAACCCGTGACAGCCTTCTTTCCTCTGACTCACTTTGTCACGAGTTTTTCAACGATGCTCGCGTATTGAACACGGTCATGACTCGGGCTCAATCCCAGGTTGTTGTGGTTGGAGATGCTGCTGCTCTCTGCTACTTTGGGAAAAGCTCAAGGATATGGAAAGCCTACATAGACCACTGCATCAGCAAAAACAGTGCAGATCCACAAACCCTTACTGAAGATTACTTGAAACAAGAATTAAGAGAGATTTCAAGATTTGTCAAAGGGGATGAGGAGGACAACAGTGATAGTGAGTCATCCATATCTGAGATACCCGACATAGATGACCCAATACTGAGGGAGCTTCTTGACGAGGGTAAAGATGTACGAGTCACTGTAACAGCTGACGGCCTGTTGGGTATCACCCAGGGGGAGCCAATTGTCAACCCATTAAATGGACTTGAGATGAACACAAGCCAAGACAGCTCCCCTTTGTACCTTCAGGCATTGATAAAGAGAGACCCGAGTATCTATAAACACTGTTACTTGAGTTTGGAGAGGTTTGACTCAGGCTACGCCATACCTCTTGAAGAGCCCTCCCTCCGCATTTCTATCAAAGGCAGAAAGAATATTGGTCGTTCTTTTCCTGGAGATCAGGTTGTTGTGGAGATCTTGGACAATGAGTGTCATCCCCCAAATGGGAAAGTGCTAGATGTGGTGGAGGTTGAAAATGCATCCATGGTGTTTGTCTGTACCATTGATAACTATGACAACCAGGTGATGACACCCATCAACAAATGCATCTCCAAAATTTACACCCCAGTTTGGAGGGACAAGCCAAACTACATTGCCGTGCGAAAACTGGAGGATCTGAGATTTGAAAAATTTGTGAAGATAAATGAGGAATCCAAAAGAAACAATCTCTTTGTTGTCAAAGTCTTGAAGTGGCGAGAGACATTTCGATACCCTTTAGGAGTTGTCGTAAAAGTCCTTCCCAAAGTGGCCTCTTTAGATAGTGGACTAGAAGTATTGGACATAGAGTATCAACTGACAAGGGCCACTTCTGTTGAGAATGACCATGAAATTCTCAAGGAACTGAACACAGATACGCAAAAACGAAGGTGTTATCAAGAATTCATAACATTTACAATTGATCCAGCACATTCCAAGGATCTTGATGATGCCATCAGTGTAAGAGATTTAGGTCAACACTACGAGATCGGAGTTCACATTGCTGATGTTGCAAGCCGTGTGACCAAGGGCAGCCTATTAGACAAATATGCACAACAGAATGGAAGTGCTTTTTATCCCCCTGGAAAGGAGCCTGTTTATATGTTCCCACTTTGTCTGAGCACCGAGCATTTCAGTCTACTCCCTGGATGTGAACGAAATGCCATATCACTGATGGTGCAAATTGACAAGAAAACAGACCGCATCAAGACAAGTACGTTTAGCCTATCTAAAATAAAGTCTGATAGAAAGTTGTCATATGAGGAAGCTGAAAACATCATCCAAAACTCTGATGATAATGGCCAACGATATGACACTTTAGAGGGCTGCCTCTCCAAAGCATGTCACTTTTCTGAGGTTCACAGAAAGGACAGGAAACAGGAAGACTGGCACTATAAATCCCCTGATGATGATGTAATTGTTGGTAGAAGACGGTCTCATAAGATGGTAGAAGAGCTCATGGTTATGTTTAACCACGCTGTCACTGAACTGTTGCTCAAAGATGCAAAGACAGTCAGCTGCACCCCAGTCAGATGCCAAGACAAGCCAAACACAGTGAAGCTTTGTCAACTAAAAGATCAATACAGTTCTCTGATTCCCCTGTCCATTCATTTCTGTCACTGCATTGATCAGATTGGTAACGTTGATGATAACCAGAGGGATGCGGTTTCTAAACCTTACCCAGGTGTGTCCAATCAGATGCTTGCAACGAGAACAGAGAATAAAGACCATCATGGTCAAGTTGTCCAGCCATCTGAGACATTCTCTCTATTAACATCCATTGTGAGGAGTCTTGAGTCAGCATTTcaagacaaggatatccctagaATTGTGGACCTGATAGCAACTGATGACATTCATCCCCAGCTACTGCCTTTGATCATTGAACTCAAGAAGACGATCCATAGAGCATATGTTCTACGCTCTAACTCAACATACCTATCTAGAGTTGGCCACTATGACCTTCAGCTTGAAAGCTACACTTGGGCTTCCTCGCCCATTCGTCGGTACGTGGACGTTATTGTTCAGAGGCTCCTGCACTCAGTTCTTGAAAATAAAGCAGTCAGGTACACTCCTCTGGAAATTGACCAGTCCTGTCTGAGTTTTTCGAGAAAATCTGAAAAGCAAAAAATGTATGAGAGGAAAGCACGTTGCTTGAGTTTTGCATCGCAGCTGAACAATCAAAGTGCACAGAAGATAGCTTTTGTCATTGATGCCTCCCCAGCTGGAAACAGTTTAAGAGTGTATTTTCCATTTAATCGATCCTCAATGCCAGAAAATATCCTTATCATGTATAGGGATCTGCAGTTGACAGACCAACCAGAGTTCAATGAACATGACAACCACGTGGTTCTGAAATGGAAGAGAAGAGTATACTCCTTCACAAATGAGAACATCCACGCTGAACTGCAACAACAGTCACCTCATCCATTTGTGACATCAGTGCCAACAGACTTGTGGAAAGGGATGCTGTCAGCTCTGAAGGAGGAGAACTTGGACATCGTGTTCCAATCCCTACAGACCATCAGCTCAAGTGTCAAAGATAACCAACAGGTCTGCTCAGGTCTGCTCCAATATACAAAAACGGCCAGAACCAATCCAAATCCAGGTCATTACATTGAATTGCCATTGAGGGTAAAGTCTGGTGAAACACTGGAGGTGCAACTGGGCACTGACACACAACGGGGATTATTAGTACCTGTGGTTCAGATGCTGGTTGTACGTAACAAGTTTGAGATTTGCTTGGAGCACTCAAAAGACCCAACTCTGTGTTTCTCCAAGTATGCATTCCATTCATCGAAGAAAACATACACCACTTACCAGGAGTATCAGAAGATATGGAAACCATTGTGTGAGATGGAGTCAGCCTCCAACGCTGTAACAGAAAATGACAGCATTGTCCTTGAAGATGTGCCTTTGACATGGAAACAGATACAGAAGGAGAGTCAACTCGGCGGATTCTTCCAGTTGTCACTTGAGAAGATGAAACAGTGGGCCATTGAGTATGGTCTCAAACACAGCTTTCTGTGTATCCGCATGAGGTACCAAAATCGAGTGGATTTGCCAAACAATGGCGCTGATGATGATCAGCATGTGGACCTCAGCAATATCCCATCTCTCATTTGGGTTGCTCATGGAATAACCACAGGGGTCACTGATGAGGATGAGGCTAAAAACCTCTCCTATGTCCAGATAGACTTCCGGATTAATCACATGTCCATGGCCAAGATTCCAGACAGGGTCTTCGGGAAAGATACAAGATTCACAGTAGAATTAATTCCAAAGCTGTTACCTGATGT GCGTAAAGAGGCTGCCGTCGACAACCTCACTCAGGCTAATGAACTTGTGAAGAACATTGCTCTTGGCAAGAGGACAAACTCTG CACCTGTAACTAAAGAGCTGAGACCTGCCAGGTTTGAGATCAAACTTCATTCCTCCAAGTTTCCTGATCTGAATATTAGTCAAACCAAAGCTATTAAAGAGGCCCTCGACAACCGATTCACTCTCATTCAGGGGCCACCAG GAACTGGGAAGACGGTGGTTGGAGTCCACCTTGTTTATTGGTTCTTTCTGCAAAACCAAAAAGACCCAAACCCCCTAAGGCCTAAAGCTGCTGGGGGGTCTTCAAAGAGGAGGTGCATTCTATATTGCGGACCCTCTAATAAATCGGTGGACGTTGTAGCTG GTCAACTTCTGAAACTCCAGAAGGTGTTGAAGCCACTTCGTGTTTACAGTGAGCAGATGGAGATGTTGGAGTTTCCCTACCCTGGCAGCAACCTGAAGCTGTCACGCAGGTCAATCAGGGAGGAGAGACCCAAGAGAGAGCTCAG ttCCATCACATTGCATCATCTTATGCGGATGGCTGAGAACCCATTCTCCACTGAAATTAGACATTTTGATGCAAGAATTAAAAGGGGAGAGGATCTCACAGACATGGAGATTGAGAG CTACAAAGTCCTCCTAAGACAAGCTCGGAATCATGAGTTGATGAGGCATGATGTCATTCTCTGCACTTGTACTGCGGCGTCAAATCCCAACTTCTACAAACTGGACTTGAAACAGATTATCATTGATGAGTGTGCTATGGCAACTGAGCCTGAAGCCTTCATCCCCCTTGTGACACATAAACCTGAACAG ATTGTTTTACTCGGCGATCACAAGCAATTGCAGCCCATCACGCACAGTGATCTTTCAGCAAGGTTGGGCATGAGGAAATCTCTGTTTGAGCGTTACATGGAAAAGGCGTTGATGCTTGATACGCAGTACAGAATG CAAGAGCGCATTTGTGAGTTTCCTTCAAAGGAGTTCTACAACGGTATTCTCAAGACTGGAGCAACTCGGAAAGACCGTGTCCTGCTCACTCAGTCTCATCATCTGACGCCCATCCTTTTTGGACACGTTTACGGAAAAGAGATCAGTCTTGTGGTCTCCACCGAACGGGGGAATGAAAACTCAAAGGCCAACTCGGCAGAGGCTGAGGAATCG GTTCGCATCGCCTCTCTGTTGATCAAGCGTGCTGGGGTGGCGGCTAGCGACATAGCTATTCTGACACCATACAATGCCCAGGTAGCCAAGGTGAACGAAACCCTGGAAATGAACCATATCCAGAACGTCAACGTGAATACCATCACAAAGAGTCAAG GAAGTGAATGGCGTTATGTCATCTTGTCTACTGTGCGCTCTTGTCCCAAGTCGGAAATTGACACAGAGCCAACCAAAGCATGGCTCACCAAGAAGCTTGGTTTTGTCATGGACCCAAACCAAGTCAATGTGGGCATCACTCGGGCTCAGGAGGGACTGTGCATTATTG